AGGGCGACCAGCGGGCTCACAGGGGCGATGCTAGGCCGCGCCGCGGTCCGGTCATCCCCCGCGCGAGTGGTCACGGGGGCACCGGCGGGGACTGTTCACGTGGCCGTGCCCGCTCGTTCACCAGCGGGGGATCTGTACCGCCCGCCCACCTCCTACCCTCGAGTTCCAGACGTCGGCGCACCGGATGCAGACGGCGACCGGAGTGCGCTGCCCGCCACGCTGCGGCCGGCCACGAGGAGGACCCCGTGCGGGAGCACTACCGCGAAGAGCTCGAGGACATCAACACGTGCCTCGTGGAGATGGCCAACTCGGTGGGCTCGGCGATGAGCAAGGCGACGACCGCCCTGCTCGACGCCGACGTCGCCCTCGCCGACCTGGTCATCGCCGGGGACGAGCACGTCGACGCGGTGCGCGAGAGCCTCGAGGAACGCTGCTTCACCCTGCTGGCCCGGCAGCAGCCGGTGGCCACCGACCTGCGCACGATCACCACCGCGATGCGCATCGTCGCCGACCTCGAGCGCATGGGCGACCTCGCCGCCCACGTGGCCAAGCTGGCCCGGATGCGCTTCCCCGAGTCCGCCGTGCCCGCCGAGGTGCGGCCGATCTTCCTCGAGGCCGGCCACGTCGCGCAGAGCCTGGTCACCAAGACCGGCGCGGTGATCGCGAAGCTCGACGTGCAGGCCGCGACCGAGCTGGAGAGCGACGACGACCTCATGGACGCGCTGCACCGCCAGCTGTTCACCGAGCTGCTCAGCCCCGACTGGCCGCACGGCATGGAGTCGGCGATCGACATCACGCTGCTCGGCCGCTACTACGAGCGCTTCGCCGACCACGCCGTCAGCGTCGCCCGCCGCGTGGTCTACCTGGTCACCGGCGAGCGGCAGATGCAGGAGACCGCGGGCTGACGAGGGTGCCGGCCGGCGCGCGCCGTCGGCCGGCACGGCGCCCGGACGCCTACTTCTTGCCCTGGTTCCGGACGGCCTCGATGGCGGCCGCGGCGGCGTCGGGGTCGAGGTACTCGCCGCCGGGCTTGACCGGCCTGAGGTCGGCGTCGAGGTCGTAGCGCAGCGGGACACCGGTGGGGATGTTGAGCCCCACGACCTCGTCCTCGCCCATGCCGTCGAGGTGCTTCACCAGCGCGCGCAGGCTGTTGCCGTGGGCGGCCACCAGCACGGTCGCGCCGCTGCGCAGGTCCGGCACGATCGCGTCGTACCAGTACGGCAGCATCCGGACGACGACGTCGGCGAGGCACTCGGTGGCCGGGCGCACCTCCGGCGGCAGGAAGCCGTAGCGCGGGTCGGCGTCCTGGGAGTACTCGCTGCCGGCCTCGATCGGCGGGGGCGGGGTGCTGTACGAGCGGCGCCAGACCATGAACTGCTCCTCGCCGTACTCGGCGAGCGTGGCGGCCTTGTCCTTGCCCTGCAGCGCGCCGTAGTGCCGCTCGTTGAGCCGCCACGACCGGCGCACCGGGATCCACTGCCGGTCGGCGGCGGCCAGGGCGAGCTCGGCGGTGCTGATGGCCCGCTTGAGCAGCGACGTGTGCAGGACGTCGGGCAGCAGGTCGTGCTCGGCGAGCAGCTGCCCGCCGCGGGCGGCCTCGGTCCGGCCCTTGTCCGACAGCTCGACGTCGACCCACCCGGTGAACAGGTTGGCCTTGTTCCACTCGCTCTCGCCGTGGCGGAGCAGGACCAGGGTCCCCGGAGAGGTCACCGCAGACATCGTCACGGGCCCATCCTGCCCGACCGGCTCTGTCGAGGCACTGGACGGCCCTCCTGCAGGGACCCGCCCGGAGCCGGGTGAGGTGCTGGAACGGCCGCCCCCAGAGTCCCGCGCCGAGCGTGCGAGGTGTGGGGAGGAGCGCGGCCTCCCTGCAGGGGCCCGCCGCGAGCCTGCGAGTGGCGGGGGCAGGGAGGTCCTTCGATCAGGCGGTCACCAGCGGCCAGAGCACCCACGCCTCGTAGAGCACCGGCGGCGCGAGGCCGGCCAGCAGCCACGGGCTGCGCACCCGGCGCGCCGCGCCCCAGCGCACCGCGGCCACCAGCGCCACGCAGCAGGTGACGGCGACGACCAGCCACAGCGCGGTCGCCGCGACGTCGACGACGAACAGCTGGACGAACACCAGCTGCACCGCGCACAGCAGCAGCGGGTAGACCAGGCCGGAGGCGGCCACCACGCCGATCAGCGCGCGGCCCAGGCGCTCCTGCGCGGCGGGACGGTCCTGCACGGGCCCCACGCTAGGGCCCGGCCCGGTCCCCCGCCCCACCGTTCACGACGGCGCCGGGCGGTCCGGCCGGCGTCGTCCCGGCAGCCAGACCAGCACGACGACCGCGGCGACCGCCGAGGCGGCGGCCGTCCCGACGGCGGTGACGTGCATGGCGGAGACGAACGCCTCGCGCGCCGGCTCGACCAGCGCCTCGGCCGCCGCGGCCGTCTCCTCGTCACCGGCCGCGCGGGCCTGCGCCGCGGTGACCCGCGCGCTCTCCAGCGTGGCCGCGATGGAGGTGCTCGCCTCGGCGCGCAGCGGCGCCGGCAGCACGTCGACGGCCCGGCCGACCGCCGAGGCGTAGGCGGTGGCGAGCAGCGAGCCGAGGATGGCCACGCCGAGGGCGCCGCCGACCTGGCGGACGGTGTTGTTCACCGCGGCGCCCGCTCCGGCCTTCTCCCGCGGCACCACCGACATGATCGACTCGGTGGCCGGTGCCATGACCGCGCCCATGCCCACGCCCTGCACGCTCAGCGTGGTGAGCAGCAGCCACAGCGGGGCGTCCTGGTCGAGCAGCTGGAACCCCAGGAAGGACAGCGTGATCAGCACGAACCCACCGGCGCAGACGGCCTTGGCGCCGTACCGCTCGGCCAGCCGCGAGCTGCGCGGCGCCATGAGCGCCATCCCCAGCGCCACCGGGATGAGCGCGGCACCGGACTGCAGCGGGTCGTAGCCCCGGGCGCCCTGCAGGTAGTAGACGAGGTAGAAGGTCGCGCCCATCAGGGCGAAGAAGTTCAGCCCCAGCGCCGCGGCCGCCGCCGAGAACGCCGGGAGGCGGAACAGCGAGACGTCGAGCGCCGGGTGCGCCGAGCGGCGCTGCAGCCAGACGAACAGCGCCATGAGCACCGCCCCGCCCAGCAGCGGCACCAGCACGCCCGGCGTCGCCCAGCCCACCCCCGAGCCGCCGTGGATGATCCCGTAGACCAGGCCGGCCAGGGCGGCGATGGACAGCAGCACGCCGGGGACGTCGAGGCGGCCGGGGTCGGGGTCGCGCGACTCCGGCACGAACGCCAGCGTGCCCACGACGCCGACGACGGCCACCGGGACGCCGATCAGGAAGATGCCGCCCCACCAGGAGTGGGTGAGCACCAGGCCGCTGGCCAGCGGTCCGCCGGCGACCGCGAGCCCCGCGGTGGCCGCCCAGATGCCGATGGCGCGACCCCGCTCGGCCGCCGGGAAGACGTTGGTGATGACGGCGAGCGTCGTCGGCTGCACGGCCGCGCCGCCCACACCCATGACCGCCCGCCAGGCGATGAGCTCCAGCGGGCTGCCGGAGAACGCGGCGAGCACCGACCCCGCGGCGAAGACGCTCAGCCCGATGAGCAGCACCTTCCGGCGGCCGATCCGGTCGCCGATGACGCCCCAGGAGAACAGCAGCCCCGCGAAGACGACGATGTAGGCGTCCACGGCCCACTGCAGCTCGCCCTGGGTGGCGCCGAGCTCGCGCTGCAGCGTGGGGATGGCCACGTTGAGCGTCGTGTTGCCCATGATCACCACGAGCAGGCAGACGGTCATGGTGGCCAGCACCCACCACCGCCGGGCGTGGCCGGGGCGCTCGTCGGCACCGACGGCCGCGTGGTCCCGCTCGGTCGCGGTCACGCCCCGCCGTCCGGGCCGTCCCCTCCCCCGGCCGGTGCGCCGCCGCCGTCGCCGTCGTCCCGGCGGGAGCCGGCCTGGGCGAAGGCGGCGAAGGCCTCGAGGTTGCGCAGCGACTCCCCGCGCTTGACCCGCCACTCCCACTCCCGGCGGATCGAGGTGCCGAAGCCGATCTCGAGCATCGTGTTGAAGTGGTCGTCGGCGTAGCTGAGGACGGCGCCCAGCAGCCGGTCGAGCTCCTCGGGCGTCACCGCGGCGTGCGGGAGGCGGCCGGTCAGGTACACGTCGCCGACCCGGTCGACGGAGTAGGCGACGCCGTACATGCGGGCGTTGTGCTGCAGCAGGTAGGTCCACAGCTGCTCGCGGTTCTCGTCGGGCTGGCGGCAGACGAAGGCCTCCATCCGCAGCGCGTGCTCGCCGACGATCAGCCCGCACACCGTCTTGAGCTTCTTGGTGCCGGGCAGGTCGACCAGCCACCGGCCGGGCGCCGGGTGCTCGTGCACCAGCTCGCTGTCGCGCAGCGTGCGGTCGATGACCGCGTCCAGCGAGGCGACGACGTCGGCCCGGGCGGGCCGCTCCGCGCCGTCCGGGCTCACCAGGCCACCTGCGTCCCGGGCACCGGCCACAGCGTGCCCGGGACCCACTGACGGCGGGCCGCGGCAGCCGCCGCGGCGGCCATCTCGGTGACCGCCGACGCGTAGGCCGCGACCAGGGCGTCGGCGGTGCGCTCCCAGGAGAAGTCGCTCGCGTGCCGGCGGGCACCGGCGGCCAGCAGGGGCCGGCGGGCCAGCACCGAGCGGATGGCCGCGGCGTAGGCGGCCGGGTCGCGGCCGTCGACCAGCACTCCGGAGACCCCGTCGCGCACGGCGGTCAGCAGCCCGCCCACCGCGGCGGCGACCACCGGCGTGCCGCAGGCCTGCGCCTCGAGCGCGACCAGGCCGAAGGACTCGTTGTGGCTCGGGACGACGGCCACGTCGGCGGCCCGGTAGTGCAGGGCCAGCCGGTCGGGGGCCTGCGGGGGCAGGAAGCGCACGCGGTCGGCGAGGCCGAGGCGCGCGGCCAGCTCCTCCAGCCGGCGCGGTGCCTCCAGGCCCGACCCGCTCGGCGCGCCGACCACGTGGACCTGCAGCCGGTCGCGCAGGCCGGGGTCGTCGGCGAGCATGCGGGCGGCCGCCTCGAGCAGCAGGTCGGGCGCCTTGAGCGGCTGGATGCGGCCGACGAAGGTCAGGACCACGGCGTCGGCGGGCACGCCCAGCACGCGACGGGCGGCGGCGCGGTCGCCGGGACGGAAGCGGTCGAGGTCCACGCCCGGGGGGACGACGAGGGTGCGCCGCGGGTCGGCCCCGTAGTGCTCGACGAGCTGGCGGGCCTCCTCCTCGGTGTTGGCGACCAGCCGGTCGGCCTCGGCGACCACCTGCTCCTCGCCGATGACGCGGGCGCGCGGCTCGGGCCGGTCGCCGGCGGCCAGCGCGGCGTTCTTCACCTTGGCAAGGGTGTGCGCGGTGTGGATGAGCGGGACGCTCCACCGGTCCCGTGCCAGCCAGCCGACCTGCCCGGACAGCCAGTAGTGCGAGTGGACGACGTCGTAGTGCCCGGGCTCGTGCTGGGCCTCCTCGCGCAGGACACCGGCGGTGAAGGCGCACAGCTGGGCCGGCAGCTCCTCCTTGCCCAGGCCCTCGAAGGGGCCGGCGCTGACGTGCCGCACGGTGACGCCCGGGCTCATCTCGACCACCGGCGGCAGGTCGCTGGAGGTGGCCCGGGTGAAGACGTCGACGGCGATGCCCCGGGCGGCCAGCCGGCGGGAGACCTCGACGATGTAGACGTTCATGCCCCCGGCGTCGCCGGCCCCGGGCTGGTCGAGCGGGCTGGTGTGCACCGAGACCGTGGCGACCCGCCGGGGCGTGCGGGGGTGCAGGAGGCGGCGAGCGGGCACTCCGACCTCCCGCCTCGGGCGCGTCCCCGGGCGCCGGGCGGCACCCCTGTCGACTCCCCAGTCTGCAACAGCGCCAGGATGGCCACATGCCCGGTCCTGCCGACGCCGCCCCGCCCCCTGCCCGACCACTCCCCGGTACCGGCCGCACCGCCGTCGTCACCGGCGCCTCCAGTGGCATCGGCGCGGCGACCGCGCGGCGCCTGGCGGCGGAGGGCTTCGACGTCGTCCTGGGCGCGCGGCGCATGGACCGGCTGACGGAGCTGGCCACGGAGATCGGCGCCAGGGCGCTGCCGCTCGACATCACCGACCCGGACTCGGTGGCCGCGTTCGCCGGCGCCCTCGACGGGGTCGACGTGCTGGTCAACAACGCCGGCGGCGCCTTCGACGCCAACCCGGTGGCCGAGGCCGACCTGGACTCCTGGGCGCGCACGTACGAGGTCAACGTGCTGGGCACCGTCCGGCTGACCAAGGCGCTGCTGCCCGCGCTCATCGCCTCGGGCGCCGGCGACCTGCTCTTCGTGGGCTCGACGGCGGGCCTGGTCAGCTACGAGGGCGGCGCGTCGTACACGGCGGCCAAGCACGGCGTGCACACGCTCGCCGGGACGCTGCGGCTGGAGCTGTTCGACCAGCCGGTGCGGGTCGTCGAGATCGCGCCGGGGATGGTGCGGACCGAGGAGTTCACCCTCAACCGGGTCCGTGACCGGGAGCGGGCCGAGGCCGTCTACCGCGGGGTGCGCGAGCCGCTGGTGGCCGAGGACGTCGCCGACTGCATCGCCTGGGCGCTCACCCGCCCGCACCACGTCAACGTCGACCTGCTGGTGGTCCGCCCGCGCGCCCAGGCCGCCCAGCACAAGGTGCACCGGGAGGGCTGAGCCGGTGCACATCCGCGAGGCGACCGACGAGGACTGGCCGGCGGTCCACCCGTTCTTCCGGGCGGTGGTCGACGCCGGCCGCACGTACGCCTACCCGGCGGGGCTGTCGCTGGAGGACGCCCGGCCGCTGTGGATGGAGCGGCCGCCCGGCCGGACGGTCGTCGCCGTCGACGGGGACGGGGTGGTCGGCAGTGCGAAGATGGGACCCAACCGGCCGGGACGCGGGTCGCACGTCGCGACGGCGAGCTTCCTCGTCGACCCGGCCGCGCAGGGGCGCGGGGTGGGCCGGGCGCTGGGCGAGCACGTCGTCGCCTGGGCGAGGGGCGCCGGCTACCGCGGCATCCAGTTCAACGCCGTCGTCGAGACCAACACCCCCGCCGTCGCGCTGTGGCGGTCGCTCGGGTTCGAGGTGGTGGGCACCGTGCCGGGGGCCTTCGACCACCCCGAGCACGGCTACGTCGGCCTGCACGTGATGTTCCTGGACCTCACCCGCCCCTGAGCCCGGCCCAGGCGGCTACAGCCGGGTCGGCTCCGGGACCAGCGTGACGCCGAAGCGCTCGCGGACGGCGGCGATGACGCGCTCGGCGAAGGCCATCAGCTCGGCCGCGGTCGCCCCGGGCTCGGTGGTCAGCGCCAGGCTGTGCCGCGACGACGTCCCGACCCGCCCGTCGCGGGTGCCGCGGCCGAAGCCGGCCGACTGCACCAGCCAGGCGGCGCTGAGCTTGACCTGCCCGTCCCCGGCCGGCCAGCTCGGGCAGCCGGGCACCGCCTGCCCGGCCGGCACCACGGGGTTGGTGAAGAACGACCCGGCGCTGCGGGTGTCGGGGTCGGCCGGGTCGACCACCATCCCCTTGCCGCGACGCAGGTCGAGCACGGCGGTGCGGACGTCGGCCAGCGGCGCCCGCCCGCCCAGGTCCACGCCCAGCCGCTTGGCGAGCTCGGCGTAGCCGACCGGCCGGGACAGCGGCCCGGGGTCGAGCGTGAAGTCCACGGTGAGGACGACGAAGCGGCCGGGCTCGCGCTTGAGCCGGCTGTCGCGGTAGCCGAAGGCGCACTCGTCCGGGGTCAGCGTCCGCTCGGTCTTCTCGGCGCGGTCGTAGACGCGCACCGCGGTGATCGTCTGGGCGACCTCCTGGCCGTAGGCGCCGACGTTCTGCACCGGTGTCGCGCCGGTCGAGCCGGGGATGCCCGAGAGGGCCTCCATCCCGGCCAGCTCCTCCTCGACGGTCCGCGCGACCAGGTCGTCCCAGTCCTCGCCGGCCTCCACCCGGAGCGTGTCGCCGTGCCGCGCGACACCCCGGCTGCGGACCGCGACGACGTCGCCGTCCCACCCGTCGTCGGGCGCCACCAGGTTGGAGCCGCCGCCGAGCACGAGCAGCGGCCGGCCGGCCTCGTCGGCCTCCCGCACGGCGGCGACCAGCTCGTCGGCGTCGGCGACCTCGACCAGCCGGTCGACGGGGCCACCGACCCCCAGGGTGGTGAGGTCGGCGAGACGGGCGTCTGAGCGGACGAGCACCGCCCCACGGTAGCCGCGGCTCGCCGACCGGCTCCGGGGGCGGACTACCCTCGGCGCCGGTGAGCGAGGGGGGCAGCGAGCACAAGCGCCGGGCGAGCCTCGCTCCCCGGCGGGCGAGCCCCCGGCTGGCCGCGGGACGGGCGCGGGCCCTGGGCCTGCCGACGCGGGGGACGACGAACGCGAACCGGCTGCGCCGCGTGGACCGCTGGATCCAGGCCACCCAGGTGCCGCGGATCCGGGACGCCGCCCGGCCGCTGGTGGTCGACCTCGGCTACGGCTCCTCGGCGGTGACCACGCTGGAGCTGGCCGAGCGGCTGAGCCCGGAGGTGCCCGGCCTCGAGGTGGTCGGCCTGGAGATCGACCCCGCCCGGGTGGCCGCCGTCGCCGACGACCGCGACCCGCCGCGCGTCGACTTCCGCGTCGGCGGCTTCGAGCTGGCCGGGCTGCAGCCGGTGCTGGTCCGGGCCTTCAACGTGCTGCGCCAGTACGACGAGGCCTCGGCGGCGCAGGCGTGGGAGACCATGTGCGCCGCGCTGGGTCCCGGCGGGCTGCTGGTGGAGGGCACCTGCGACGAGTGGGGACGGCGGGCGACGTGGGTGGCGCTGGACGCCGACGGGCCGCTCACGCTCACCCTCGCCGCGCGCGTCGCCGACCTCGACCGCCCCTCGGACCTCGCCGAGCGGCTGCCCAAGGCGCTGATCCACCACAACGTCCCGGGCCGGCCGGTGCACGGCTTCCTCCGCGCCCTCGACGCGGCGTGGGCCGCCGCGGCGGGCCTGTCCACCTTCGGCCCCCGCCAGCGGTGGGCGGCGGCGGTGCAGGCGCTGGCCGACGAGGGCTGGCCGCTGGTCGGCTCCACCCGGCGCTGGAGGCACGGGGAGCTGACCGTCCGCTGGTCGGCGGTGGCGCCCGCGTGAGGCGCTCCGACCGCTCCTCCGTCGTCCCGCCCGGTCCCACCGCGGTCGACGGCGGCACCGCCGAGCTCCTGGGCGACGCCGACCGCGACGGCTCCTGGGTGCTGGTGGTCGACGGCACGCCGCAGTCGCACGTCGACCTCGACGACCCCGCGCACCTGGAGTTCGAGTACGTGCGGCGGATGGGCCACGTGCTGGACCTGGCCGCACCGGGGGGTGAGCCGGTGGACGCCGTCCACCTCGGCGGGGGTGCGCTGACGCTGGCCCGCTACCTGGCGGTGACCCGGCCGGGCTCGCGGCAGCGGGTGGTGGAGCTCGACGAGCGGCTCACCGACCTGGTCCGCGCGCACCTGCCGCTGCCCCGCGGCGCGCGGGTGCGGGTGCGGGCCGCCGACGCCCGCGCCGGGCTGGCGGCGCTGCCCCCGCGCAGCGCCGACGTCGTCGTCAGCGACGTCTTCGCCGGCGCCCGGACGCCGGCGCACCTGACCACGGTCGAGTACGCCGCCGAGGCGCGGCGGGTGCTGCGGCCGGACGGCGTGCTCGCCGCCAACGTGGCCGACGGCCCGCCGCTGCGGTTCGCGCGCAGCCAGGTGGCCACGCTGCGCGCGGTGTTCCGGCACGTCTGCGTGCTGGCCGAGCCGGGCACGCTGCGCGGTCGCCGCTTCGGCAACCTGGTGGCGGTCGCCTCCGAGGCGCCCCTGCCCGTCGAGGGGCTGACCCGGCGCTGCGCCGGTGACCCGATGCCGGCGCGGGTGGTGGCCGGGGACGACCTGGACCGGTTCGCGGGGACGGCGCAGCCGGTGCACGACGCGGAGGCCACCCCCTCACCCGAGCCGCCTCCGGGTGTGTTCAGCCGGTGACCAGGGTCTTCCCCGATGCCCGGGTCCGCGGCCGCGCCTAGGGTCGGGACATGACCTACCCCGCGCCGCGCCGGCTGGCCCGCGACACCCACCACAAGATGATCGCCGGGGTCTGCGCCGGCATCGCCCGCCGCTACGGGCTGTCGACCAGCGGGCTGCGGCTGGCCTTCGTCGTGTCCTGCGTCCTGCCGGGACCGCAGTTCATCGCCTACCTGGTGCTGTGGGTCGTCATGCCCCGCGACGACCGCTAGCGGGGCCCCTCCGTGGCCGGGCGCCGCCGGCCACGGGTCACCAGCTGGTGTTGCCCCGCTGGACCCCGCGCACGGCGGGGCGCACGTCGACGAGGTAGACGACCGCCGCGATGACCGCGGGCAGGCCGAGGAAGCTCATCGGCGTCTGGAAGTAGATGACGACCGCGGCCAGGGCCGTGATCGCCGCCCAGGCCGGCTTGGTCAGCTTGCCGGCGGCGACGTAGCCGGCGGCCGGGCGGACGACGGCGTCGACGAAGGCCCAGAGGGCCAGCGCCAGCGCGAGCCCGTACAGGCCGAGGAGCAGGACTCCGTCGAACGACATGCCCAGAGGGTACCCGCCGGGTGTGTCCCGGCGACCCCTCCGACGGGGGATCCCCCAGGACGGCACAGGGCCCCGGAGCGCAGGCGCAGCTCCGGGGCCCTGGTCCTGTGGCCCCTCCGGGGCACGTACGGCCCCGAGCGGGTGAGGTGAGGGAACGGCCCCCTCGCAGGGGCCCGCGCCGAGCGGAGCGAGGCGTGGGGGCGAGGGGGTCCTTCCTCAGTCGGTGCTCTTGGCGGCGCGGGCGCGGCTCACGCGCGCCGAGGTGCCCTTGGCGCCGGCCTTCGCGGCCGAGGTGGTGCGCTTGGCCGGCTTGCGGGCGGCCTTGGCGGTGGCCTCCTCGACGGTCTCGGCCGTCTCCTCGATCGCGGCCTTGGCGGAGTCGGCGGCCTCGTCGACGACGGCCTCGGCCTTGGCGGCGGCCTTGGCGGTCTTCGAGGCGGCCTTCTGGACCAGCGAGGTGACCTCGTCGGAGGCCTCGGTCACGGCCTCGGCGGTCTCCTCGATGACCTCCTCGACGGCGCCCTCGACGCGGTCGACGACCTGCTCGGCCTGACCGGCGAACCGGCGGAAGGCCGGCTGGCGGCGCAGCTCCTGGAGGACGTCGGCGCCGCGGTCGGCCAGCGCCTCGACGGTGCTGAGGGCCTGGGTGCGGGCCGTCTCGAGCAGCTCGGCGACCGTGTTGGCGACCGTGTCGGGGCGGACGGCGACGGCCAGCTGACGGGCGCGGCCGGCGGCCAGCTCGGCGCGGGTGCGGGCCTCCTTGGCGGCCAGGTCGACCTGGACCTGGGCCTCGCCGGGGAGGGCCTCGGCGCGCGAGCGGAGCGTGGCGAGCGCGGTGCGGGCCTGCTCGACGGCGAGGTCACCGGCGCCGACGGCGGCCAGCAGCGGGGTGCGGCCGCGCTCGGCGACCTGCTTGAGGGTGTCGTTGGTGCTCATGCTGACTCCTTGGAGGGGTTCGGGGCCGGAGGGGTCCCGGGGGTCCGGTCGTGGGTGGTCGCGGGGGGCCGCGGTACCGCGCCGTCGGGCGCGGTCGCGGCGTGCTCGCGGACGTAGGTCTCGTAGAGCTCCAGCAGCACGGCCTTGTGCCGCTCGGAGAGCTGGTCGTCGGACCGGATCGCCGCGACGGTGTCGGGGTTGCCGGCCCGCCGGTCGAGGATCCCCGCTTGCTCGTAGAGCGTCTCGGCCGAGATCTGCAGGCCCTTGGCGATGGCGGCGAGGATCTCCGCCGACGGCTTGCGCAGGCCCCGCTCCACCTGGGACAGGTAGGGGTTGCTCACCCCGGCGGTGCGGGCCAGCTCGCGCAGGGACACCCGGGCGGCGCTGCGCTGCTCCCGGATGTACTCCCCCACCTGCGAGCGCACCGACGAGACCTGCTGGGCCTCGGCCGCGACGGTCTCCGCCACGCTGCCGGCGAGCTGGTCCACCTTGTCGCGGACCGACCTCACCTGGCCGGTGACGAACTCGCCAGGGGTCTGCACGACTCGACGTTAACCAGCAGTGCTAGCTGTTGCAAGCGCAGTGGCCGGCAGCTGCCCGTGAGTCCCCTCACACCCGCGTGTCGCTGCTCAGCCGAGGAGGACCGCGGCCGGGCGGACCTCCCCGACCACGCCGTCCCCTCCGGTCACCGGGGTGACCGTCCAGCGCGCCAGCGCCCCGGCGTCCACCCCGAGCAGGCGCAGGCCGGCCGCGAGCACGGGGGCCCGCCCGCGGTCGCCGCCGTCGTCGAGCTTGAGGGCGACCGCGCCGCGGCCGGGCAGGGCGGCGACGTGCACGCCGTCGGCACCGCCCTTGACCAGCAGGCCGGGGACGGCGGTCATGAGGTCGGTGTCCTCCCGGCCGGTGCCGGCCACGTACCAGGGGTGCGCCCGCATCGCGTCGGCCACCGCCCGCTCCGGGCTCCCCGCCGGCGCGGCCACCAGCGAGCCGGCGCCGCGGGCGAGCCCGGTCAGCGACAGCCCGTGCTGCGGCGCACCGCACCCGTCGACGACGACGGCGGCGACCGGCTCACCGGCCGCCGCGGCCAGCCGGGCCTCGATCGCCTGCTGCAGCGGGTGGTCCCGCGAGAGGTAGCCCCGCGGGGGCCAGCCGGCCGCCACGCACGCGGCCAGCATGGCGGCGTGCTTGCCGGAGCAGTTCATGGCCAGCCGCTCCGGCTCGCGGCCGGCGACCAGCCAGGCGGCGCGGGTGGGCTCGTGGCCGGGCAGCGCCGGTGGGCAGCCGAGAGCCTCGGGGCCCAGCCCGGCGGCGGCCAGCACGGCCGCGGCGAGGTCGCGGTGGCCGTCCTCGCCGGCGTGCGAGCCGGCGGCGACGGCCAGCTCCTCGCCGCGGCGGGGTCGCCAGCCGGCGGCCAGGTAGGTGGTGGCCTGCACGGGCTTGTTCGCCGAACGCGGCAGCACCGGCCGCCCGACGTCACCGGCCGACCAGCGCACCTCCCCGTCGGGACCGACGACGACGAGCGCCCCGCGGTGCACCGACTCGAGGAACCCCGAACGCCAGACCTCGGCGAGGACGGGAGCGTCCGGCCAGGGTGACGTACTGGAACGGCCACTCCCCAGGGTCCCGCGCCGAGCCTGCGAGGCGTGGGGAGGAGAGTGGTCCATCCTCAGTGGCGTCCCTCGTCGGCGAGCAGGGCGGCGACGTCGGCCTCGCCGTTGCGGTACCGGCGGGCCAGCTCGCCGGC
This region of Geodermatophilus bullaregiensis genomic DNA includes:
- the phoU gene encoding phosphate signaling complex protein PhoU; this translates as MREHYREELEDINTCLVEMANSVGSAMSKATTALLDADVALADLVIAGDEHVDAVRESLEERCFTLLARQQPVATDLRTITTAMRIVADLERMGDLAAHVAKLARMRFPESAVPAEVRPIFLEAGHVAQSLVTKTGAVIAKLDVQAATELESDDDLMDALHRQLFTELLSPDWPHGMESAIDITLLGRYYERFADHAVSVARRVVYLVTGERQMQETAG
- a CDS encoding SDR family oxidoreductase, whose translation is MPGPADAAPPPARPLPGTGRTAVVTGASSGIGAATARRLAAEGFDVVLGARRMDRLTELATEIGARALPLDITDPDSVAAFAGALDGVDVLVNNAGGAFDANPVAEADLDSWARTYEVNVLGTVRLTKALLPALIASGAGDLLFVGSTAGLVSYEGGASYTAAKHGVHTLAGTLRLELFDQPVRVVEIAPGMVRTEEFTLNRVRDRERAEAVYRGVREPLVAEDVADCIAWALTRPHHVNVDLLVVRPRAQAAQHKVHREG
- a CDS encoding UDP-N-acetylmuramate dehydrogenase, which produces MLVRSDARLADLTTLGVGGPVDRLVEVADADELVAAVREADEAGRPLLVLGGGSNLVAPDDGWDGDVVAVRSRGVARHGDTLRVEAGEDWDDLVARTVEEELAGMEALSGIPGSTGATPVQNVGAYGQEVAQTITAVRVYDRAEKTERTLTPDECAFGYRDSRLKREPGRFVVLTVDFTLDPGPLSRPVGYAELAKRLGVDLGGRAPLADVRTAVLDLRRGKGMVVDPADPDTRSAGSFFTNPVVPAGQAVPGCPSWPAGDGQVKLSAAWLVQSAGFGRGTRDGRVGTSSRHSLALTTEPGATAAELMAFAERVIAAVRERFGVTLVPEPTRL
- a CDS encoding MFS transporter, translated to MTATERDHAAVGADERPGHARRWWVLATMTVCLLVVIMGNTTLNVAIPTLQRELGATQGELQWAVDAYIVVFAGLLFSWGVIGDRIGRRKVLLIGLSVFAAGSVLAAFSGSPLELIAWRAVMGVGGAAVQPTTLAVITNVFPAAERGRAIGIWAATAGLAVAGGPLASGLVLTHSWWGGIFLIGVPVAVVGVVGTLAFVPESRDPDPGRLDVPGVLLSIAALAGLVYGIIHGGSGVGWATPGVLVPLLGGAVLMALFVWLQRRSAHPALDVSLFRLPAFSAAAAALGLNFFALMGATFYLVYYLQGARGYDPLQSGAALIPVALGMALMAPRSSRLAERYGAKAVCAGGFVLITLSFLGFQLLDQDAPLWLLLTTLSVQGVGMGAVMAPATESIMSVVPREKAGAGAAVNNTVRQVGGALGVAILGSLLATAYASAVGRAVDVLPAPLRAEASTSIAATLESARVTAAQARAAGDEETAAAAEALVEPAREAFVSAMHVTAVGTAAASAVAAVVVLVWLPGRRRPDRPAPS
- a CDS encoding GNAT family N-acetyltransferase translates to MHIREATDEDWPAVHPFFRAVVDAGRTYAYPAGLSLEDARPLWMERPPGRTVVAVDGDGVVGSAKMGPNRPGRGSHVATASFLVDPAAQGRGVGRALGEHVVAWARGAGYRGIQFNAVVETNTPAVALWRSLGFEVVGTVPGAFDHPEHGYVGLHVMFLDLTRP
- a CDS encoding phosphoglyceromutase, with protein sequence MSAVTSPGTLVLLRHGESEWNKANLFTGWVDVELSDKGRTEAARGGQLLAEHDLLPDVLHTSLLKRAISTAELALAAADRQWIPVRRSWRLNERHYGALQGKDKAATLAEYGEEQFMVWRRSYSTPPPPIEAGSEYSQDADPRYGFLPPEVRPATECLADVVVRMLPYWYDAIVPDLRSGATVLVAAHGNSLRALVKHLDGMGEDEVVGLNIPTGVPLRYDLDADLRPVKPGGEYLDPDAAAAAIEAVRNQGKK
- a CDS encoding YbjN domain-containing protein, with the protein product MSPDGAERPARADVVASLDAVIDRTLRDSELVHEHPAPGRWLVDLPGTKKLKTVCGLIVGEHALRMEAFVCRQPDENREQLWTYLLQHNARMYGVAYSVDRVGDVYLTGRLPHAAVTPEELDRLLGAVLSYADDHFNTMLEIGFGTSIRREWEWRVKRGESLRNLEAFAAFAQAGSRRDDGDGGGAPAGGGDGPDGGA
- the mshA gene encoding D-inositol-3-phosphate glycosyltransferase; amino-acid sequence: MPARRLLHPRTPRRVATVSVHTSPLDQPGAGDAGGMNVYIVEVSRRLAARGIAVDVFTRATSSDLPPVVEMSPGVTVRHVSAGPFEGLGKEELPAQLCAFTAGVLREEAQHEPGHYDVVHSHYWLSGQVGWLARDRWSVPLIHTAHTLAKVKNAALAAGDRPEPRARVIGEEQVVAEADRLVANTEEEARQLVEHYGADPRRTLVVPPGVDLDRFRPGDRAAARRVLGVPADAVVLTFVGRIQPLKAPDLLLEAAARMLADDPGLRDRLQVHVVGAPSGSGLEAPRRLEELAARLGLADRVRFLPPQAPDRLALHYRAADVAVVPSHNESFGLVALEAQACGTPVVAAAVGGLLTAVRDGVSGVLVDGRDPAAYAAAIRSVLARRPLLAAGARRHASDFSWERTADALVAAYASAVTEMAAAAAAAARRQWVPGTLWPVPGTQVAW